From a region of the Streptomyces venezuelae genome:
- a CDS encoding DUF2254 domain-containing protein has protein sequence MGAGPLRRDALRSQLWPLPTLGVLLAVAAGVGLPRLDMRILRHIPPSLTAYLFGGGPAAARTVLEAIAGSLISVTALTFSLTVVTLQLASSQFSPRLLRTFNQDRYVQTTLALFLATFTYALTVLRTVRTEASGQPPFVPQLSVTLAFVLTLASVFALVIFLSHLARKIRVETMLRDVHIDADATLRRLLPETGPATTEGTTAPGPPADALPLLVETSGFLAAVDEKALLAAAVAADAVVLIDRCPGSSLIAGTPAGVAWSRTGAPLAPDTRRLLVEQTARALGTASERIPEQDISFGLRQLTDVATKALSPGINDPTTAIHALSHSSALLCELARRDLSPRLLRDDRGQVRVVLRRPTLAELLHLAVAQPMQYGAADPAVLARLSILLRELAWHSRPEQRPTIADHLARLRATTAAQEFHPGDRTHLADLADSVDQALNRRWTADAP, from the coding sequence ATGGGAGCTGGCCCGCTGAGGCGTGACGCACTGCGGAGCCAGCTGTGGCCGCTGCCGACCCTGGGCGTCCTCCTCGCCGTCGCCGCAGGTGTAGGGCTGCCCAGACTGGACATGCGGATCCTGCGCCATATCCCGCCGTCCCTCACGGCGTACCTCTTCGGGGGCGGCCCGGCAGCAGCACGGACCGTGTTGGAGGCGATCGCCGGCTCACTGATCAGCGTCACGGCTCTGACGTTCTCGCTCACGGTCGTCACGCTGCAGCTCGCAAGCAGCCAGTTCTCCCCCCGTCTGCTGCGGACCTTCAACCAGGACCGCTACGTGCAGACCACACTCGCGCTGTTCCTCGCCACATTCACCTACGCACTGACCGTGCTGCGCACGGTGCGCACCGAGGCCAGCGGGCAACCGCCGTTCGTTCCGCAACTTTCAGTCACCCTCGCCTTCGTCCTCACCCTGGCGAGCGTGTTCGCGCTCGTGATCTTCCTCTCCCATCTGGCGCGCAAGATCCGGGTGGAGACCATGCTGCGCGACGTCCATATCGACGCCGACGCCACCCTCCGCAGGCTCCTGCCCGAGACCGGCCCTGCCACCACAGAAGGGACCACGGCGCCGGGACCGCCTGCCGACGCCCTGCCCCTGCTCGTCGAGACCTCGGGCTTCCTGGCCGCCGTGGACGAGAAGGCGCTCCTGGCGGCGGCGGTCGCCGCCGATGCCGTCGTCCTGATCGACCGCTGTCCGGGAAGCTCACTCATCGCCGGCACCCCCGCCGGAGTCGCCTGGTCCCGTACCGGCGCACCGTTGGCCCCGGACACCCGGCGCCTCCTGGTCGAGCAGACGGCCCGTGCGCTTGGCACCGCGTCCGAGCGCATCCCCGAGCAGGACATCTCCTTCGGCCTGCGCCAGCTCACCGACGTGGCTACCAAGGCGCTCTCTCCCGGCATCAACGATCCCACCACCGCGATCCACGCCCTCTCCCATTCCTCCGCACTCCTGTGCGAGCTGGCTCGGCGTGATCTTTCCCCCCGGCTCCTGCGGGACGACCGCGGCCAGGTCCGCGTCGTACTACGCCGGCCGACCCTCGCGGAACTCCTCCACCTCGCTGTCGCCCAGCCCATGCAATACGGTGCGGCAGACCCCGCAGTCCTGGCCCGCCTGTCCATACTGTTGCGCGAACTGGCCTGGCACAGCAGACCCGAACAGCGCCCCACCATCGCCGACCACCTCGCGCGGCTGCGTGCCACCACCGCCGCGCAGGAATTCCACCCGGGGGACAGGACCCACCTGGCCGACCTCGCCGACAGCGTCGACCAGGCTCTGAACAGGCGGTGGACCGCCGACGCCCCTTGA
- a CDS encoding Na+/H+ antiporter NhaA, whose protein sequence is MFTTPEPLGVVVALVAGKVIGAFGGAWFAARFTHARLNPELAWADVLGLAALAGIGFTIALLLGELAFPARANAESVKAAVLIASLISAAAAGGADDPGTGDGR, encoded by the coding sequence GTGTTCACGACCCCCGAGCCTCTCGGAGTCGTGGTCGCCCTCGTCGCCGGGAAGGTCATCGGCGCGTTCGGCGGTGCCTGGTTCGCCGCGCGCTTCACCCACGCCCGGCTCAACCCCGAACTGGCCTGGGCCGACGTCCTCGGGCTCGCCGCGCTCGCCGGCATCGGCTTCACCATCGCCCTGCTCCTCGGTGAACTCGCCTTCCCCGCCAGGGCCAACGCGGAATCCGTCAAAGCCGCGGTACTGATCGCCTCACTCATCTCCGCAGCGGCCGCCGGCGGCGCCGACGACCCCGGGACGGGCGACGGCCGCTGA
- a CDS encoding DUF4142 domain-containing protein: MPHSSKRHNASAGISERREAQGATMKSHARSIRPSSRRRRGRLLAAAVACVAVTAAATAWLSLKNDSTHESASAHTPTVGAGAAVPQAASTNAVTQLDKSFLAKVRQAGLWEIPAGRLAQTNGSSEAIKRAGLHLLDGHSKLDQLVREDSEALRVPIPDQATAEQQRWVDQLRSTQGSEFDQLFVDLLRASHGKVFITIGEVRASTKNSLVRRLATQANVTVQDHMDVLEDTGLVTDATLDDVASTIAK; the protein is encoded by the coding sequence GTGCCCCACAGTTCCAAGCGCCACAACGCCAGTGCCGGCATCAGCGAACGCCGCGAAGCCCAGGGAGCCACGATGAAGTCTCATGCACGCAGTATCCGACCTTCGTCTCGTCGTCGCCGTGGCCGCCTGCTCGCCGCGGCGGTCGCATGCGTGGCGGTCACAGCCGCTGCAACCGCATGGCTCTCCCTCAAGAACGACTCGACCCACGAGTCGGCTTCAGCCCACACCCCGACAGTGGGCGCCGGTGCGGCAGTACCTCAGGCGGCCAGCACCAACGCAGTCACCCAACTGGACAAGAGCTTCCTCGCCAAGGTCCGGCAGGCCGGACTGTGGGAAATACCGGCAGGCCGACTCGCCCAGACAAACGGATCGAGCGAAGCGATCAAACGGGCCGGCCTGCATCTTCTCGATGGACACAGCAAGCTCGACCAACTGGTTCGCGAGGACTCCGAGGCGCTACGAGTACCCATCCCCGATCAAGCTACAGCCGAACAGCAACGCTGGGTCGACCAGCTGCGAAGCACCCAGGGCAGCGAGTTCGACCAGCTCTTCGTGGACCTGCTCCGCGCCTCCCACGGCAAGGTGTTCATTACCATCGGCGAGGTCCGCGCATCCACCAAGAACTCCTTGGTGAGACGGCTTGCAACCCAAGCCAACGTCACCGTCCAGGACCACATGGATGTACTGGAGGACACCGGCCTCGTCACGGATGCCACCTTGGACGATGTCGCCTCCACCATCGCCAAGTGA
- a CDS encoding ATP-binding protein — protein MDETAEVTGPDTTLLPRPLSLSAAFEGSEPIARARLLARSFLDDMQRVHGLRVSDRVLDLVELFVSELVTNTRKYAPGPSLLTLHVWNGCVDVTVWDSNPALPTILPPDPTRVGQHGLEIVKASARTFQVRREPVGKRITASLPLTDDPATNAADG, from the coding sequence ATGGACGAGACGGCAGAGGTGACCGGACCGGACACCACGCTGCTCCCCCGCCCGCTGTCACTCTCTGCCGCATTCGAGGGGAGTGAGCCGATTGCCAGGGCGCGGCTGCTTGCCCGCTCCTTCTTGGACGACATGCAAAGGGTCCATGGCCTGCGGGTCTCGGACCGCGTTCTGGATCTGGTGGAGCTGTTCGTCAGCGAGCTGGTCACCAACACCCGCAAATACGCGCCCGGTCCCAGCCTGCTGACCCTCCACGTCTGGAACGGCTGCGTGGATGTGACCGTCTGGGACAGCAACCCTGCCCTGCCGACGATCCTGCCTCCAGACCCCACCCGCGTGGGACAGCACGGCCTCGAGATCGTCAAGGCCTCCGCCCGGACCTTCCAGGTCCGCCGCGAACCCGTGGGCAAACGGATCACCGCTTCCCTCCCGCTCACCGACGATCCGGCCACGAACGCCGCAGACGGATGA
- a CDS encoding DnaB-like helicase N-terminal domain-containing protein — translation MMSDATRTEADEDLLQYPAPPPVVHYAEQALLGALLLVPERLKTIGPLEPEHFANTAHSALFAAMRTVSPPPPEVHRARPVWPSQLLEAAQPQARALTASYLHTLISVCPTDAHAPAYAQMVRSGHARRVLRRHAGLLAQAAHAPGPDPARTVLTRADQLAVYLDELTTAFPSHPGSMPRTPPPPAPTAEASVEAEDEERMLLATATAHPDGLPRMHWLHEGDFTVPAHAALYACLTALARRGAPVDPITLLWEAQQRGLLREGLQPAEVLDLLAHPAGAPEYWGQKVLQRALLAQAGAVAARIEALTADDATSVHQLTTGSRRALSALSSVRSRWHQATGDFAEKPTAPQPAVPRAPAVRTPAARAGPATRTPARPGR, via the coding sequence ATGATGTCCGACGCCACCCGTACCGAAGCCGACGAGGATCTCCTGCAGTACCCTGCGCCGCCGCCGGTGGTGCACTACGCCGAACAGGCCCTGCTCGGCGCCCTGCTCCTGGTTCCCGAGCGGCTCAAGACCATCGGTCCGCTCGAGCCCGAGCACTTCGCCAACACCGCGCACAGCGCCCTGTTCGCGGCGATGCGCACGGTGTCCCCGCCCCCGCCGGAGGTCCACCGGGCCCGCCCGGTATGGCCGAGCCAGCTTCTCGAAGCGGCCCAGCCCCAGGCCCGAGCCCTGACGGCCTCCTACCTGCACACCCTCATCAGCGTCTGCCCCACCGACGCCCACGCCCCTGCCTACGCGCAGATGGTCCGTTCCGGGCACGCCCGCCGCGTTCTGCGCCGGCATGCCGGTCTCCTCGCACAGGCCGCCCACGCCCCGGGGCCCGATCCGGCTCGGACGGTCCTCACCCGGGCCGACCAGCTCGCCGTCTACCTCGACGAGCTGACCACGGCCTTCCCCTCGCACCCCGGATCAATGCCCCGGACCCCGCCGCCTCCCGCCCCGACTGCCGAAGCATCGGTAGAGGCGGAGGACGAGGAACGGATGCTCCTGGCCACGGCCACCGCACACCCCGATGGCCTACCTCGGATGCACTGGCTACACGAGGGCGACTTCACCGTCCCCGCGCACGCCGCCCTCTACGCCTGCTTGACGGCACTCGCCCGCCGGGGTGCACCCGTGGACCCCATCACCCTCCTGTGGGAGGCACAGCAGCGCGGCCTACTTCGCGAAGGGCTCCAGCCCGCCGAGGTCCTCGACTTGCTCGCCCATCCCGCAGGGGCACCCGAGTACTGGGGCCAGAAGGTCCTCCAGCGCGCTCTCCTGGCGCAGGCTGGTGCCGTTGCCGCACGAATCGAAGCGCTCACCGCGGACGACGCCACATCCGTCCACCAGCTGACCACCGGCAGCCGCCGGGCACTCTCCGCACTGTCCTCAGTACGGAGCCGCTGGCACCAAGCCACAGGCGACTTCGCCGAGAAGCCCACCGCCCCCCAGCCTGCCGTCCCCCGTGCTCCCGCCGTCCGCACCCCAGCCGCACGAGCCGGTCCTGCCACCCGCACCCCCGCCCGGCCAGGCCGATGA
- a CDS encoding DNA cytosine methyltransferase: MKDLVLDLFAGAGGWGHALHSLGVRDVGLEWDEWACKTRAATGQTTIRTDVALYPVRPFIGRTRGLIASPPCQAWSMAGKRLGLVDQPLVHQAVADLAAGRDTRPQLLAACQDQRSLLAAEPMRYLHALHQAGEPEWVLMEEVPDVAPLWKQYAAVLRSWGFSTWSGILNAADYGVPQTRRRAILIASRTRTAAPPEPTHAKFSEPETFFGLGRRTWVSMAEALGWGRTDGPVPTMCAGGGPGGGPEPFPSGSRKTRSDARDRGAWKNPPLRPGNPKVEPPCICTESSPRTPRCGDGRDWVLRSNSQANAAIRSVTEPAATLFFGNRANECVWTTTGPAETAPPAIRITAEEAGILQSFPPAYPWQGNKGQRFSQIGNAVPPLFAARLIAPHVERTLSHDDFVLAA; the protein is encoded by the coding sequence ATGAAAGACCTCGTTCTGGACCTCTTCGCTGGTGCAGGCGGCTGGGGGCACGCCCTGCACAGCCTGGGCGTGCGCGATGTCGGCCTGGAGTGGGACGAATGGGCCTGCAAGACCCGCGCGGCGACCGGGCAGACCACGATCCGCACCGACGTCGCGCTCTACCCGGTCCGCCCTTTCATCGGCCGGACCCGCGGCCTGATAGCGAGCCCGCCCTGTCAGGCGTGGAGCATGGCCGGCAAGCGCCTCGGCCTGGTCGACCAGCCCCTCGTCCACCAGGCCGTGGCTGACCTGGCCGCCGGACGGGACACCCGCCCCCAACTGCTCGCAGCCTGCCAGGACCAGCGGTCGCTGCTGGCCGCCGAGCCGATGCGCTACCTCCACGCCCTGCACCAGGCCGGCGAGCCGGAATGGGTCCTGATGGAGGAGGTCCCCGACGTCGCGCCCCTGTGGAAGCAGTACGCCGCCGTGCTCCGCTCCTGGGGGTTCTCCACCTGGAGCGGCATCCTCAACGCCGCCGACTACGGCGTGCCGCAGACGAGGCGGCGGGCGATCCTGATCGCCTCCCGCACCCGTACGGCGGCCCCGCCCGAGCCGACACACGCCAAGTTCAGCGAGCCGGAGACCTTCTTCGGGCTCGGCCGCCGGACGTGGGTGTCCATGGCCGAAGCCCTAGGCTGGGGACGCACCGACGGGCCCGTGCCCACCATGTGCGCCGGCGGCGGCCCTGGGGGCGGACCGGAGCCTTTCCCCTCCGGCTCCCGTAAGACCCGCTCCGACGCCCGTGACCGCGGCGCGTGGAAGAACCCCCCGCTCCGTCCCGGGAACCCCAAGGTCGAACCTCCGTGCATCTGCACGGAAAGCTCTCCGCGGACGCCGCGGTGCGGTGACGGACGGGACTGGGTCCTGCGCAGCAACAGCCAGGCGAACGCGGCCATCCGGTCCGTGACTGAACCGGCCGCGACGCTGTTCTTCGGCAACCGCGCCAACGAATGCGTCTGGACCACTACGGGCCCCGCGGAGACGGCGCCGCCGGCGATCCGGATCACCGCTGAGGAGGCCGGGATCCTGCAGTCCTTCCCTCCCGCCTACCCCTGGCAAGGCAATAAAGGCCAGCGCTTCTCCCAGATCGGGAACGCCGTTCCCCCGTTGTTCGCCGCCCGCTTGATCGCACCGCACGTCGAACGCACGCTCAGCCACGACGACTTCGTCCTGGCGGCATGA